GCAACAAGACGTTTAGTGGAACCAATTATGCACATCATAGCATATATTATACTACTATTGACCATAAAATTTTCTCCAAAAAGTAATCGCTAACActatatataaatagaaaaatgtGTAGAAAATAAGACTTATAAATTAGGACATGCACTTCAACATTAATTTAAGAGATAAAACTGTCTTTGGGTTTCTTTTGTCTAGAAAAATAGCCAACATCATCCAATAAATCGATCTACACATATGCTCTCCTTCTCAAGTTAACTGCGTCTTAATAAGTTCAACgaatttcaaaatttcctacatttagtttaatttatgtCGGATTTTACAGTTTCCAATGGAAATGCTGAATTAACACGAGATATATTGGTAGAagaatttggaatttttttttaaattagaggacacaaaataaaataaaataaaataagcgGCCAAGTGGGTATTAATTCAAGAGAATATTTCATTCATTAAATCCTTAAGTCacaactttaattttttttaatccaaaCTGAAcagaatgaataaataaaaaataatacaaacatCAATATGTTTTATCCAAAGCTAAAAAAACCCTGTCCAAATTCTATGAAACTCTGAGATTACTATACTGAATTTCTaggataatattttttttgggtcttaattattaattattcgcACGTATTTATTCGATGATCTTTGCAAGTGATCTTCCAAATTAAGATTTGGTGATGAATCATTAATTAATGTTGTAAGAAGCTAGCATACGTCATCGATATCATTCCACAGGGTGTCCGATATGTCTCCGCCGGCGTTCATCCACTGGCAGCTTTCCTCCGCCGTCAAATCCATCCCCTGGGGGAAATAAGCAGCTGTGGGGCTGATGAGAGATTGATCGGCATAATTCGAAAGATGGTAATAATCTTGATTCACTGGATAATTATTGTAACAATAATCCGTTAGGTCGGTTCCGAACGAGTCCGATGATGCTACCACGCTTGAATTTTCTGGGGAATACGTGTGAGCCCCGAAAACAGGAGCCTGTGGAGGCACAGACGCCGCTGCTCCGGCACCGCTCGTGGCGGCCTGAGCTTGGATTCTCTCGACTAATCTGGGCATCCAGAGGTAGCGCATGGTGTCTTTGAATTGCTTGCTGTTAACGTCACACTTGAGCTGCTTCGCATGCTTCTGGACCCTCGTTCTCCAGTAATTCTTGATCTCATTATCCGTCCTTCCCGGCAAATGTTGCGCGATTTTGGACCACCTGTACGTACGCGCGTGGATCAAACTCAATTTCAATTCCAACTTAAAATCCAATCAACATATACTAATTTTAATACAATTGAATAATTGATAGGTACCAAATAAAACTTCATcaaaaaaaatctatatattAAATACCTGTTTCCCCAACGAGAATGGAGTTCAAGAATTAGAAGCTGTTCTTCCAGAGTAATATTCCCACGGCGGACATCGGGCCGCAAATAGTTCAGCCACCTCAATCTGCAGCTCTTCCCAGTTCTATTCAGGCCTGTCACATACGAGTTTCATACATTTCATCACCCTCCAATaccatttattaattaattaataatatgaaaaTAACGTACAGCTGGTTATTTAACTTCCACACGACAATTATTCATTCATATATACCAAAAAACCAAGAATCCTCTCTCCCACACGTGAATTTTAATTCCTTCAACTTTCCCCTTCCCCTGCAGGACCGAATCATACCGACcaccaaataataataataataataattaattaccgGCACATCGGGAGAGCGAATTCCATCGGCCTTCGCCATGGCGTGCTATGTAGTTCATGAGAGTGAAGTCTTCTTCAACAGTCCACGGCCCTCTTCTGATGAGGTCCGCCATTTCTTCTTGATCAGAACTCTGGTTGTAAGCTTTGGACTGCATTTGTTCCATTCCAAGATTACCCGAAATAACaaagaaattaaaattgatttgatttgattgattaatatACGCAGAAAAGTTGAGGATTGGATTGATAGAgatgtatgtatatgtatatgtttaGGGAGAGAGATTGgattgaattgaattgaattgaattgaattgaatCTGATGGGAATTAATAGATGGTGGGGCTTTATATAGACGTGTGTTAAAGGAGAGGTTTGAAAATTGCATGTGATGGAGGGAAGTGGGCAACTAGGAAGCcgcaattaattaattttaaccaCACTTTAAATTTTGTCTTCCAAAGaatatacaatatattttaataatatagttAAGCGAGTGAGACCTTTGAAATTTGACTCTTTGACTCTTTTCATTTCTATATAGTGCGAGTGCGAGTGcgtgtgtgttttcaaatattatatttatatatatattattactattattttaCTTCCTGTTTATTTTGTACATGTTCATACGCTCTTAAGTTGTCACCAAATATTTGACTTTGTGACATGGGAATTACGCAATAAATCCGTTTTTTCTTTACGAAAATGGTTAACACAAATTTATCTACAATTTTTCTCATGAAAGACAAGAATAttacaatcactttttttttttttcaaaacacgACTTCCTCGTCGTGATTTGCCTCTGATCCACTAATATCAAGAATCTACAGATAACTCCTACAGATTCAAGAGGTGATACTCATCTACATAGCACTTTGCCTTATATAACACTTATTTCTCGGTGTTCGTCATGCACTACTAAAATGATGTATTTAAGGGTATAAATTTATCAATATTTATGGGATCCACTGAAAAAATAGTAGACCTCACATATATTGATAAATAGCAAGCTTTAAATGTGCATTGAGTCAGTGTCTGTACAAATAAGAACTCACTTACCCTGAAAAGGTACAATAACTTTTGTAGGGAATTaagaaaatttgtttaaatcagaagataaattttttttaaaatactcgATGAGCGGTTTGGTGAGTAAAAAGACTTTTTAAGAAGTGAAAATAGACCATCTAAAAGGAAAATGATGAAAAATCAAATACTAAGTAGttttacccaaaaaaaaaaaacaaaaaaacaaaatttattcATTCTTCATTTTGTTTCCTCCGAAAAATATTCAATAGAAAATCTCTCGTACAACGTCACGTTATAACACTATATTACTCAAACTGAATCTTATCGTCTTCCATGCATCTTCCCCTTTTTGACAATTGTAGCTGTTTTTTATTCGGGTCGGAATGCTCATGCTGCAATACAGATGTGAGCACTATGTTGGCCTAAATCAGCTTCatatttgaaaaatgatcaaatTGCAAATGAAACAAACATAGCATAAAACTCAAAGAGGcaaatatataaatacatatgtAACAAACCGAACCGTTCGGAGCTCGATATTTGGTAAAAACATTGTTTGAGTTCATTTGTTAAGTTTATCGAGTCGAGTTTGAGCTTGATTTCAAAAGCTTGAACATTTTATCAAAAGTCAAGCTTGAGCTCCAAGATATTCAGCTCGCGAGCTCGCGAACATATTCGTTAATAGGCTCGTGACATCGAGCTCGATCATGGCTCTTTTAAGTGGATCGCAAGCTAGCTCGTAGTTATGTTGTGTGATATATATTTAGTATGAATTTTTtggtgattttatttttatttggtaTTTAGAAGTTAGATGTATTATTTTTGAATGTTCAATGATATACTGAATTCATGTTTTTTCATTTATGTTAGGTATGATTTTGGTCATTTATGAAATAATGTACTCTTTTCTATgtgaatttaaaaataatcaatagaGTTGCATTATCTTGTATACTTGAACTCAATTCTATCTTCAACGAGCTCGAATAAAATTCAAACTCAAGctcatttttttgtttgagGAGATTGAAAATGAGCTCGCTTAATGAGACAGCTCAAAAAATTGTCGAGCTCACTTaacgagccgaactcgagccaaaatcATTAGATATGAAAAACGAGCCAAACCAACATCGATCTATTATTCAGGACCTTAATAATTCCAAAACAAATCGAACTCGAGCCTCATGACTAAAGATCAAAGTAAACTCAATCCTTTATATATACTAGCCACCAAAGCACACACgttgtgtggggacctcgggtgctaatctaatcTTACAGGGCaattaataactaaaaatattcaaTATGAATATTAGTCTgcttaataatcaaataaataatgcaggacatttggcgacgcaaaaccttacATTTGGCCACGCGAAAACACGTCGcgaaaagaataaattttttttttccccggGCAGACCACATATGGACCTTTGTCCGGACCCTGCATGGACCAAGGCACGGGGTCCCTGCCTCTTCTGGACCAGGGTCTGTGCCCAAGGCTGAATTCGACAACAAAAGGATTTCAAGGCAGAGTACACCCGGACCCCTGCACGAACCTTGGCACGGGGTCCGGGCCCTGTAttaaaaattcagaattaaatattGCAAAGCTGTAAACATGAGATATACAACTCTTATTCAATCTCAAACCTCATTTACATGCATTCTTATGCAACTACACAGTCATAAACATGTAAACTACATTAATCCCTTCATCTAGGATACACAACATAAAATATAAACGAGTACTCGCAAACatatatacaaaggttcttgtttgttttctaacatgtttaacaactcaaaaacATGTTCtcttgcttaaaacccgagtcctcacaggctaaaactctatctcgagctatccacgtCGAgtttgaccagctcctgccccacctattgccatgcacacatacaaacacggCAAtagccgaataactccggtgagaataaaatctcagtataaataacaaaacatgcaatataataaacatgaatgcaatgcatgtttcaatagCAGGCTATCAATTCTGATATAAAACAaatatcggttcttgggatcccgaggaaataaaatctcaaactaacaccaactcacccaatcgaagtgaagtcaagtattttatttccTCTGAGTTTGGTggaactatagtgagtcttctggctctggaagtaactcTACATTTCGTGCCACTCAaatacagccctccaaacgtcatatgcattctaggcctttcagccctctatgcttttcaTGTTGGAGTTCAAGAAGAATGCAACATATTCTGTATGCATTGAATGCTATGAAACACCATGAACACTTAATCAGATAAGCAAGCAAAGCAACAaaatcatctaatcacataaagcacataatcaaacaaCTATGTGATTGACAATGGAATACTCGAAAAataatagctatttcgagtgttctatcccatctggattaacCGTCATTTATATCTTtcaatgtcgagtctgaaagtacttcaaatctgaaaatatatcaATACAAATTCATATCACAAGACTGTTCAATTTGCTAATTCAAACGTCAAACGCAAATGCTTCAAACCTTCTAATTCTTTCTCGGTTCGAATCGACGATCTCGAGTTCGGACAACTTCAATATCagatctgaaatgaagtgtttggAACAATAATATCAGCTTCGACTCAATACAATACACTATTCATTCAACAAGTTCAAACTTAGATCAATTCTGAAATtggcggcgtaacggctaaaaatcgacaaccgaaacgatatccaaatcaatccaacaatcaattcccaaaataatctctaacatatcagCTCAATAACATAAAAATCAGTAGCATTCAGACATGTTAGTGTTggaatttttctttcaaaattcatataaaatccgaacgacagtcttttccCGAACCTGCAAAACTATTATTATGaactttattaaattaattcaagtattgaattaattaaacactagtgGATCTTGTAAagttcaaataattaaattaattcaaataatgaattaattaaacactttTGGGTCTTGTAGAGCCCAAATAaaaatagtgttgaataattattttactagtgggcttgaatgaattcaagttagatttaattaattgattaaacttaaatggatttaagtttgataattaattaaatattatgttCATGGGCcatgtatgtatatgtttgaTATATAATACATACAATACATGAGAGAGAATTAATATGAAGAGTTAAAAGACAAGATGCACACTTTTCTATACATGCTTTAATTTTTTCCATGTATACTTTGTCTTTTGTCATAACATACTTTTTAAGTACCAAGACAAGCAATATTTATTCTCTCATTATCCACCATGGCTGAACACTACCTCAAAAATATTCTCCAATTTTTGTCTTTCAACTTGGGagtaaagacaaaaaaaaattcaatgaaaaatgctctaaatattctagtgcatatttagagtcgATCTAGTTTGACTAGTCATAAACCTAATTTGAAGGGGAGTCCATTTTCGAACAAGGAGTGTTCTTGGAGGCTTTTTCCatttttgagcaaggtgtgctcttggaagcttgtagatagtgtctacctTTTCAAAAGTTAAATTGTttacaacttggttggagcaaTAAATCAAtgttttgagattgataggtaaaaatttcataaacaccctatggatgtttaATGTTTTTGAATTCTACACATGTGCtcggttttaaaaaatttaaactttctCCGCATTTCTGGGCACGAGAGAACCGATCCAAAGGCCAGCacatcggagcctccgatcgggATATCGGATAGTCCGATAACCCATCAGTGATgttgtgaggcctcgattctaatcaactaatcttaGGATAATGCAATTGATCAACACAATTAAACTAAAggattaaagaaaaaaaaaatttaaaaaggggtgctcgctcgatcgatcggtaagatcttaccgattgaGCGGCCAAAATAATCCAAAACTCTGCCAGGAAAATAAAAAGgcttccgctcgatcggtaagattttaccgatcgagcggacaagaAATGTCCAACTCTCTGCCTCggtacaggggtgctcgctcgatcagtaagattcaaccgatcgagcgagatgctctgtaccagaaaaattctggttttCTACTTCCAAAACAATCTCAAATCAAACCATACCACAATAACATAATatcccattcaacaagatacaaaagGATAaggtctagagttatacaattctcaaaatataacatTTATAAAATCCATCTAGTTTGGACTTATTCAAAAACAAAAAGGAGTTCGAATACATAAAcgactcctaacatccaagcctcactctatcctCTCAACCATCTAGCCAAGCttcctctgactcggtcctgccccacctgttgccaagtacacacacaaacaaagacaacagccggataattcggtgagaatacaattctcagtaaaagagactagcatacaatatcacataatatatcaaaacatgatatataattaaattccaCATAaacttcaagtaattcatttcactgtggaataaaatgatatgcatgactttaaaacttctggattgacagactcagataatcaaaaggaattcttctttctttctttcttcggtttgggatcccaaggttaaaatatccaacaatcacaccgaactcccctttcgaggtggatgaggtatattttaatcctctagactctagggcattataATGAGTTAATCGgcacttgtagtaaatcgcctaccaaggccactcaactataatcttcgtctaattcaaaatgaataatcaatcggttcaatatgaatgcatatgaaatctcatgcactcaaatatcaattcaatcataagttcaaataagcatataaacatgcaagtatgagatttcTTTTAGGACACTCGATTCAATCTGGaatcgagttaatcgtcctattttattctaaagtcgtcttataccttctcgtcgtttcacaatcttcaatttgTAAAACAACAATACTCCATTCAATATGTATTCAAGATCTTTGATCGATAagtaagaaatcgatactataccggctcaaatcttccaaactgatcaaagctgcaatctcgcaactccaaggacttcaaatcaatctaacagaagaagtcacaagatcaatatcgatatcaaaacctcatcaaactcggtataatcaaatcaatagaaaTGATATCCctaaactcaaactgacggcataacgactatattctgataaaacggaaacgcagacagcataatatcaatccaaacagctcatatcaatcatcattcaaacattcaaactcaaatccaacacatctcaaaacccaACATTTCTAAATATGCttctaaaaatcataacaattccgaacgactcTCTATTTCAATTTCGTTTGAAAATAAACGATAAAaataatctcaagaacatcatgcccgaaaagaatcaaattccaactacatccgaaaaataaaacatatttgatcggagagaaacttacgatagaacgaagctctcgttgctgtgatcgctaaactgccttcaaaaataatttccaacgaaCGGATTGACcggaaactgaaatctgaaagctcgaAGAACTCAAatggcgtcttcaatggagggaaatCGAGATGGGGAAGAATATAGAGTGAATGACCAAGTCAAAAAAGAGTCTAGATATTATATAAAACTccctatttgcattttagtccctgaaatttccgaaaattgcaaaatagttcctgatcaataaaaagtcggctctcgaattctgaaatcactgattatctcaattaaagtcaattaagataaaaatggggcgttacaattctccccctctaagaatagatttcgtcctcgaaatcagtaatatcaactcataagaaagaaataagaattcaagaacagaattaaggACTCACGTCAAATAAATAAGTCAGggaatctctgtctcatatcagattctgtctcccaagttgcttcttcgactccatgacgactccactgaactttcaccaaaggactcgatttggttctgagttgtttctcctttctgtcaaggatctgaatcggtctctcgaaataactcagagtttcatcgAGTTCAGATTTGTCAGGTTGAAGGACaagagaaggatctggatgatatttcctcaacatcgagacgtgaaatacgtcgtgaataccagataaagaaggaggaagtgctaatctgtaggctagatcgcctatcttctataaatctcatacggaccgatgaatcacggtgacaacttccctctcttccaaaatctaacagtacctctaaacggagaaatcttcaagaatacacggtctccctgatcgaaagatagaggtctgcgacgtatattcgcatacttcgcttgtcggtcCTGAACAGTCTTCATTCTAAATCggataatcttcacctgctcagccatatcacgaatcttatctggtcccaagtcgggggactcagacatctcatcccagtacagaggagatctgcacttcatTCCGTACAACTCTTTGAATggtgccattcctatactcgtctgGAAGTTGTTGTTGTATGAAAACTCCACAAGAGGCaacgaatcctgccaactagtgccaaaatcaagcactactgctcgaagcatatcctccagagtctgaatcgtctGCTCTGATTGaccgtctgtttgaggatggtatgcggtactcaagtgcaaacgagtaccaagagcctcctgtagactatgccagaaatgagaagtaaaccgaggatctcggtctgaaacaatagatctcggcacaccgtgcaatttGACAATCTCTCTggcatacaactcggccatctgatcatgacgatatgtcatccgattcggaataaaacaagtagacttcgtcaaacggtcaatcacTACACAAATGGCattgcatcctcgaacagaacggggtagtttcgtgatgaaatccatcgagatatgatcccacttccatttcgtaacagataaactgtgcagaaGACCACCCGGCCTCTTTCTCTTGGCCTTCACCTGCTGGCAGTTCAaacaacgggatacaaacctcgcaacatcactcttcatcttcttccaccaaaactgactcttcaggtcgttatacatctttcggcctcctgatgaacactgaaccgactgcaatgtgcctctcgcagaatacgctgtctcgtATCAGAAATatctggcacaacaatatggttattcacaaataaaacatcatccctgacctgaaactcagactgttTTCCAGATCTCACCTTCTCTATCGAATGCTGAATAATCTCATCGGATTTTCGTGCTTCTGTAatcgacacaaacaactctAGCTCGGCCTGgatagcacaaactctgataggaTTCCTATCCGATTCAAACTCCAACCCAAAATTGCTACAGTCGTCAATCAAAGGATACACACCGATGGTCAAAAGAGATAAGGAATAaagcttgcgactcaaagcatcagcaactGCGTTCGACTCTcccgggtaatacttaatctcgcagttgaagtccttcaataaatctagccatctcctctgtctcatattcaactcagattgtgaaaataagtacttaagactcttatgatcagaaaagatctcaaaaaactcaccgtacagatagtgacgccagattttcaaggaaaaaataatagcggcgagttcaagatcatgaactagatagcgagtctcatgcggtttcaactgccttgacgcatacgctatcacgtgcttcctctgcataagaatacatccaagACCAGAAAGGGAAGCATCGCAATACGCCGTAAAACCTCCagaacctgatggaatagaaaaGTATTGGAGCGCTAGTCAATCTCTTATTCAACTAAATGAAACTGGTCTCACACTCTatagtccaaacaaaaggcgcgtttttctgagtcagctgggtaattggcttcgcaatagaagagaaaccctgaataaatctgcgatagtaactcgctaaacccataaaacttcgaatttcagGCACAGAAGTCGGTCTACGCCAGTTAATCACTGCCTCGATCTTGTTggaatcaacagaaatcccatttccagagataatgtgaccaagaaaaacgactcggtccaaccaaaactcgcacttcgacagtttggcaaacaactgttcagttctcaaaatctgcaaaacaatcctcagatgctccGCATGATCAGCACggatcttcgaatagatcaggatatcgtcaatgaaaataTTAACAAAATCATCTAGAAAGCGCTGAAAtattcggttcatcaaccccataaatACTGATTGGCATTAGTCAAATCGAACGGCATGACGAGAAATTCAAAATGGTCATACCTCGTcctaaacgcagtcttaggaacatcctcttctCGCATTAacctcaaatctatctttgaataaatacacgaaccctgcaattgatcaaaaagatcatctatatgagataaaggatacctgttcttaaccgtCGTCTGgttcagttggcggtagtcaatgcagagacgcATAGAGCCATCTTTCATTCTAACAAATAGAACAAGAGCACctcaaggcgatacactaggtcgaatatatcccttggcaatcaattcCTCCAACTtctccttcaattccttcaattaaATCGGAGTCATTCTATACGGCGCTTTAGAAatcggctgagtacctgacgttagttcgatgccaaattcaatttcacgaataggcggtaatctcggaatctcatccgagaacacatcagaaaactctctaaccactggtatgtcAGTCAACACTGGgctagacttcaaaacatccaCTACATAGATCAAAAAACCCTCTGCTCCTCTCTGCAACAGTCTAGTCATAGACaaaacagaaatcaaaggaattctagatcgagaacccttaccaaagactCTCCACTCATCTGTCATTTCTGGTATGAAACGGACTGACTTATGAAAACAATCCACTGTAGCCCTGTACTCAGTCAAAACATCTATAAcaactatgcagtcaaagtcagacaaaccaagtataacacagtcgaactctaacaaattCCCTTCACTACTCAATTCACAATTCCTAACAAAATTcctcgaaacaattcctccacccaaaggtgaagtaacagaacTGTCGAGGACGTTGGTACAAGTTCTGGTTACCTCCTTGACGATTCTGTTGTtggggctggaaagagtgaattGCATTCGCTTGCCTCTGAGGTGGTGCGGATTGTCTAGAAGTatttccactctgagcttgctcCGAGCCTCTCTAGGGACAAAGTCTAGCATAATGTCCCGTCTGCTGACAGATGTAGCAATTCCCAAAAATCCCTCTACACTCGTCGCTGGAGTGACGACCACTTGTTACAAGAAGCTCCAGAGGAACCTGAACCCTGTCCAGAACTAAACTGATTTGAGCCACccgaactcgaagaactgcttcctgatttcttaaactgttttcccTCCGGTCGGTAGTAATCTTTTATGttgcctccactgctaccaccctcggATCTCTGAGGTTGATTCTGATattgagacggttggttctgaaatAGTCTCTGTTGCTGCTGAGATGCAACCTGATTCCCTCTCTGCCTCATTAGCCCTGCCTCAGCACCCTTGgcctgatccatagcatcagcaaagttattgggccttcCAGTATTCACCCGAGTGAAGATAtccggattcaagccattgatgaattgatcagctttagcttcttcgttgtcggcaatgtgaGGTGCGAACCTCAACAAGCTTTCAAACTTGACAACATAATCCTCGATATTTAAGTTTCCTTGCT
The sequence above is drawn from the Henckelia pumila isolate YLH828 unplaced genomic scaffold, ASM3356847v2 CTG_38, whole genome shotgun sequence genome and encodes:
- the LOC140871081 gene encoding transcription factor MYB108-like — translated: MEQMQSKAYNQSSDQEEMADLIRRGPWTVEEDFTLMNYIARHGEGRWNSLSRCAGLNRTGKSCRLRWLNYLRPDVRRGNITLEEQLLILELHSRWGNRWSKIAQHLPGRTDNEIKNYWRTRVQKHAKQLKCDVNSKQFKDTMRYLWMPRLVERIQAQAATSGAGAAASVPPQAPVFGAHTYSPENSSVVASSDSFGTDLTDYCYNNYPVNQDYYHLSNYADQSLISPTAAYFPQGMDLTAEESCQWMNAGGDISDTLWNDIDDVC